A genomic segment from Peribacillus sp. ACCC06369 encodes:
- a CDS encoding 3D domain-containing protein yields MKKILLPLFTAFFLVFSFSGVSSAATTTYKVKSGDTLWGIANKHNITVNQLKSWNNLKKDNIHPKQVLKVKKTSTSAKPKAKTSSSSSKYKTITVKATAYTANCKGCSGITASGLNLKKNPNVKAISVDPKVIPLGTKVHVEGYGDAIAADKGGAIKGNKIDVFYSSHSKATNWGRKTVKVKIYK; encoded by the coding sequence TTGAAAAAAATACTACTTCCACTATTCACTGCTTTCTTTTTGGTATTTAGTTTTTCCGGAGTTTCATCGGCTGCTACTACTACATACAAAGTTAAAAGCGGCGACACACTATGGGGTATCGCCAATAAACATAATATAACAGTCAATCAACTCAAAAGTTGGAACAACCTGAAAAAAGATAACATCCATCCAAAACAAGTTTTAAAGGTCAAGAAAACATCGACCTCCGCTAAACCTAAAGCTAAAACATCATCATCATCATCAAAATATAAAACGATCACGGTGAAGGCAACAGCTTACACAGCGAACTGCAAAGGTTGCAGCGGTATTACAGCATCGGGTCTTAACTTAAAGAAAAACCCTAACGTAAAAGCCATCTCAGTCGACCCTAAGGTCATTCCACTTGGAACGAAAGTTCATGTAGAAGGATACGGGGATGCCATTGCGGCAGATAAAGGCGGCGCAATCAAAGGGAATAAAATTGACGTCTTTTACTCTTCACACTCAAAAGCTACCAATTGGGGCAGAAAGACCGTTAAAGTTAAAATCTATAAATAA
- a CDS encoding M20/M25/M40 family metallo-hydrolase, which translates to MLIELLKDLVSIESSSKEGANQAVEYCANWLKNQGLTVNVIVNNGYKMLVSEIGSGDKTVIWNGHVDVVSGTPDQFFPEVHEGNLYGRGTADMKAGVAGMMCAFNELKDKDLGLKIQLQIVSDEETGGLNCSGYLAKHGYRGDFVICAEPTQLGIGLQAKGALRLDIEVSGKSAHGSRPWEGVNAIEKAYDLYQKIKELPFTRDHTPLYSSPSLNLAKIKGGDVYNKVPDACLLSLDIRYLPTQTMEDIIAQIESVTGKNIHLNMYSKPVKTEESDPFITLLRPIIEKNTNRDAVIFGQHGSADTVFFAAYDIPAIEFGPKGENWHGDRECVNLESVAVYQKMLVDFASEFVLS; encoded by the coding sequence TTGCTTATCGAGTTACTTAAAGATTTAGTATCTATCGAAAGTTCATCGAAAGAAGGAGCTAACCAAGCAGTTGAGTACTGTGCGAACTGGCTAAAAAATCAGGGACTTACCGTGAATGTGATCGTTAATAACGGTTATAAAATGCTTGTTAGCGAAATTGGCAGCGGAGATAAGACCGTCATTTGGAATGGCCATGTCGATGTTGTCAGCGGGACGCCGGATCAATTTTTCCCTGAGGTTCATGAAGGAAATTTATATGGACGCGGGACAGCCGACATGAAAGCTGGGGTTGCAGGGATGATGTGTGCATTTAACGAACTGAAGGATAAGGACTTAGGTTTGAAAATCCAGCTGCAGATTGTATCAGATGAAGAAACTGGTGGGTTGAACTGTTCTGGATATTTAGCGAAACATGGTTATAGAGGGGATTTTGTAATCTGTGCTGAACCGACGCAATTGGGAATCGGACTTCAGGCAAAGGGTGCCCTTCGCCTCGATATTGAAGTATCCGGCAAATCCGCACACGGAAGCCGACCATGGGAAGGGGTGAATGCAATTGAAAAGGCATATGATCTCTATCAAAAAATAAAGGAACTTCCTTTCACCCGGGATCATACTCCCCTTTACTCTTCCCCTTCACTTAACCTAGCAAAAATAAAAGGCGGGGATGTCTATAATAAGGTACCGGATGCCTGTTTGCTCAGTCTTGATATCCGCTATCTCCCTACACAAACAATGGAAGATATCATTGCACAGATCGAAAGTGTGACAGGAAAGAATATCCACCTTAATATGTACAGTAAACCTGTAAAAACAGAAGAGTCAGACCCATTCATAACATTGCTTCGTCCGATTATCGAAAAGAACACCAATCGGGATGCAGTCATTTTTGGACAACATGGCTCCGCAGATACCGTCTTTTTTGCTGCATATGATATCCCAGCCATTGAATTCGGACCAAAAGGCGAGAACTGGCATGGAGATAGGGAATGCGTTAATCTTGAATCTGTAGCAGTATATCAAAAAATGCTAGTCGATTTCGCTTCTGAATTTGTTTTATCTTAA
- a CDS encoding general stress protein, with translation MDKRIIGVYETGEEAIKAVESLQAQGYNREDISVVAKDKEELKSVNEETGTKVEEGLAAGAATGGILGGAAGLLAGVGALAIPGIGPVLAAGPLAATLAGAAVGAGTGGLAGTLIGMGIPEEEANRYEADVKSGKLLVLVDSNASKSNSSYSGITETDETLSNSRRLL, from the coding sequence ATGGATAAGCGTATAATTGGTGTATATGAAACTGGAGAAGAAGCAATTAAGGCTGTTGAGTCATTACAGGCTCAAGGATATAATCGTGAAGATATTTCAGTGGTAGCTAAAGATAAAGAAGAATTAAAGTCAGTGAATGAAGAAACGGGTACAAAAGTTGAAGAGGGGCTTGCAGCTGGTGCAGCGACCGGAGGTATTTTGGGAGGTGCTGCCGGATTATTAGCAGGTGTAGGTGCGTTGGCAATTCCGGGAATCGGACCAGTACTGGCAGCTGGACCGCTTGCTGCAACATTAGCCGGGGCGGCTGTAGGTGCTGGTACAGGCGGATTGGCCGGTACCTTAATCGGTATGGGTATACCTGAAGAAGAGGCGAACCGTTATGAAGCGGATGTAAAGAGTGGCAAGCTGCTAGTGTTAGTCGATTCGAATGCGAGTAAATCCAATTCTTCTTACTCAGGAATTACTGAAACAGACGAAACGCTATCGAACAGTAGACGACTCCTATAA
- a CDS encoding methyl-accepting chemotaxis protein: MRRLTAWYFNSLKKQILIPFLALIMISGMAISYMSYKNSIDLTTQELTGTTEEQVKSMNDSFEIFFQKTENQLDRIGKYPIMSTYDKNLESIMDEFSYTQSSNSEINGIYLGTEKDGKAFIFPKTELPANYDPRQRDWYQSALKQKNKTIWTEPYTDQATNELVITAAKALYDGNELIGVLGVDISIDTLVTMVNQTKFGETGYTVLLDKNGSFVTHPDKKKIQKDISKENIFKKMKSESGSMIEEYDGQSRLIGYATNPNTGWRIAGLMDEHEVLVRASPMIFDNIITLLIVFTVTALSAIFITRSLTTPIKKLQESIRKMADGDFTSKNFISRKDEIGQLAEDTNLMTRNMSHMLGQVNNLSDKVSDSSMTLVASADENSAAANEVAMTIEQIAAGAIDQIEVGQNNEIAVKLLADKINDLEAQTSKMATESENMFKASENGITQMQGLKQQFNETSLISSKMSTAVKSLDARSKDISAIVKTISGIAGQTNLLALNAAIEAARAGEHGKGFAVVADEVKKLAAQTENSLKEISEIIQAMQSDTTNTVHLIDQVNQKIHHQDTSVTDTENAFSHIASIIANTFSNFDEMKKMMNDMVSEVTRMASNAEQLNSISQETAAGTEEVSASVEQTNASMEQLNALASELDALSQEMHKEIRKFTF, from the coding sequence ATGAGAAGACTGACAGCCTGGTATTTTAATTCGCTAAAAAAACAAATATTGATTCCCTTTTTAGCTTTGATCATGATAAGCGGAATGGCCATCTCCTACATGAGCTATAAAAATAGCATCGATTTGACGACCCAGGAACTTACCGGAACGACTGAAGAACAAGTCAAGTCAATGAACGATTCTTTCGAAATCTTCTTTCAAAAAACGGAAAATCAATTGGATAGGATCGGCAAATATCCTATCATGAGTACTTATGATAAGAACCTCGAATCCATAATGGATGAATTTTCTTATACGCAATCCAGCAACTCGGAAATAAATGGTATATATCTCGGCACTGAGAAGGATGGAAAAGCATTTATATTCCCAAAAACTGAATTGCCGGCAAACTACGATCCAAGACAAAGGGATTGGTATCAATCCGCATTGAAACAAAAAAACAAGACCATTTGGACGGAACCTTATACCGATCAGGCTACGAATGAACTTGTCATTACGGCAGCAAAAGCCTTATATGATGGTAATGAATTAATAGGAGTGCTCGGTGTCGACATCTCGATCGATACTTTGGTCACGATGGTTAATCAAACGAAATTCGGCGAAACAGGCTATACGGTTTTGCTGGATAAGAACGGGTCATTCGTTACGCATCCAGACAAGAAAAAAATTCAAAAGGATATATCAAAGGAAAATATTTTCAAAAAAATGAAAAGTGAATCCGGATCAATGATCGAGGAATATGACGGGCAAAGCCGACTCATCGGATACGCTACCAATCCAAACACGGGATGGAGAATAGCAGGGCTAATGGATGAACATGAAGTACTCGTCCGTGCAAGCCCGATGATATTCGATAATATCATCACACTGTTGATTGTCTTTACTGTGACTGCACTATCTGCAATCTTCATCACCCGTTCTTTAACGACTCCCATTAAAAAGCTGCAGGAATCCATACGGAAAATGGCTGACGGCGATTTCACATCCAAGAATTTCATTTCCAGGAAAGATGAGATTGGGCAGCTTGCAGAAGACACTAACTTAATGACCAGAAATATGAGCCATATGCTAGGGCAGGTCAACAACCTTTCCGATAAAGTATCAGATTCCTCCATGACGTTAGTGGCTAGTGCAGATGAGAATTCAGCTGCAGCTAACGAGGTGGCCATGACGATAGAACAAATAGCGGCCGGTGCCATCGACCAAATCGAAGTCGGGCAGAATAACGAAATCGCTGTAAAGCTATTGGCTGACAAAATCAATGATCTTGAAGCGCAAACGAGCAAAATGGCCACGGAATCCGAAAATATGTTCAAGGCTTCCGAAAACGGAATAACTCAAATGCAAGGCCTAAAACAGCAATTCAATGAAACGTCCCTGATATCCAGTAAGATGAGTACAGCAGTCAAATCTTTGGATGCACGGTCCAAAGATATTAGTGCGATCGTAAAGACCATAAGCGGAATTGCCGGACAGACTAATTTACTCGCCCTGAATGCTGCCATCGAAGCGGCCAGGGCTGGCGAGCACGGAAAAGGGTTTGCAGTTGTTGCCGATGAAGTGAAGAAATTAGCCGCGCAGACGGAAAACTCCTTGAAAGAAATCTCTGAAATCATTCAAGCCATGCAAAGCGACACAACCAATACCGTTCATTTGATTGACCAAGTCAATCAAAAAATCCACCATCAGGATACTTCTGTAACGGATACGGAAAATGCCTTCAGTCACATTGCGTCGATTATCGCGAACACATTCAGCAATTTTGACGAAATGAAAAAGATGATGAACGATATGGTATCCGAGGTCACACGGATGGCGAGTAACGCAGAACAATTAAACTCGATCAGTCAGGAAACTGCGGCAGGAACAGAAGAAGTATCTGCATCAGTAGAACAAACGAATGCTTCCATGGAACAATTAAACGCCCTTGCTAGTGAATTGGATGCCTTATCCCAGGAAATGCACAAAGAAATACGGAAATTCACATTCTAA
- a CDS encoding PH domain-containing protein, with product MEEHAKRLHPFKIPFELWKLLKGNVFFIIMLYVLNFGSEKMYMKVLQIGFLVYLIWKVISVILKWFTYKYQIKEGTIYITSGLVSKSYRTVPLHKVQNVQQRTTLFHKIFRLTSLTFETGMTGDQGTVSFEVISRKEAERLEGEYSSKQELSVIEVDIHEERIAENMEPFNEKTIHFTPTKQDVLKASFTSLSFLALIPVVATLYNTLDDFFNLENAEGFFAKLFDTWWIITIVLVCLICVAVAFGIVSTFVKYGKYEISSDHERIYIKKGVLDESAFSIQKEKVQAVEITQSIIKRLLGLAEVKLISAGSTGDEELETNTLYPFLSVERAYGMVEEILPAYKVERSMESLSKQAFKIRMLRPSFFWILTTVAIYYFKPSLWYISLILLVLIYTLRIMDYNNSRYLLNDEFIQFKSGSLETSLFITKRSKVIQIEVERSKLQKFFGLASIETINRSKPVHHTKLQDVSVEYADEFYTWYTGRTKNIQVE from the coding sequence ATGGAAGAACATGCAAAACGATTACACCCTTTCAAAATCCCCTTCGAATTATGGAAATTGCTGAAAGGGAATGTATTTTTCATAATTATGCTTTATGTCCTGAACTTCGGTTCTGAAAAGATGTATATGAAGGTACTCCAAATCGGTTTTCTAGTTTATCTGATTTGGAAAGTCATTTCTGTCATCCTTAAATGGTTTACTTATAAATATCAAATAAAAGAAGGAACCATCTATATTACTTCAGGGCTTGTCTCGAAATCGTATCGAACGGTCCCGCTTCATAAAGTACAGAATGTTCAACAACGTACGACATTATTCCATAAGATTTTCCGCTTAACCTCATTAACATTCGAAACGGGGATGACTGGTGATCAGGGTACCGTGTCTTTCGAGGTGATTTCCCGAAAAGAAGCAGAACGGCTTGAGGGGGAATATTCTTCAAAACAAGAACTTTCGGTTATCGAAGTGGATATTCACGAAGAACGAATTGCGGAGAATATGGAACCATTCAATGAAAAGACGATTCATTTCACACCCACCAAACAAGACGTTCTAAAGGCTTCCTTTACATCACTCAGCTTTTTGGCTCTTATCCCGGTTGTGGCTACGTTATATAATACACTCGATGATTTTTTCAATTTGGAGAATGCAGAAGGTTTTTTTGCCAAGTTATTTGATACATGGTGGATCATAACCATCGTTCTCGTCTGTCTCATATGTGTAGCCGTTGCCTTCGGAATCGTTTCCACATTCGTTAAATATGGAAAATATGAAATTTCATCCGATCACGAGCGTATATATATCAAGAAAGGTGTACTGGACGAATCTGCTTTTTCCATTCAGAAAGAAAAAGTACAAGCTGTCGAAATCACCCAATCAATCATTAAAAGATTGCTAGGATTGGCAGAAGTGAAACTGATTAGCGCAGGAAGTACAGGTGATGAAGAACTGGAAACGAATACTCTCTATCCTTTTTTATCCGTTGAACGGGCATATGGGATGGTAGAAGAGATTTTACCCGCTTACAAAGTGGAACGGTCAATGGAGTCGTTATCGAAGCAGGCCTTCAAAATCCGAATGCTGCGGCCAAGCTTTTTCTGGATTCTCACAACAGTGGCAATCTATTATTTCAAACCCTCCCTATGGTATATATCACTTATCCTACTCGTTCTCATTTATACATTGAGAATAATGGATTACAATAATAGCCGTTACTTGTTAAATGATGAGTTCATTCAGTTTAAATCCGGAAGTTTGGAAACATCACTATTCATTACCAAAAGAAGCAAGGTCATTCAAATTGAGGTGGAACGTTCGAAGCTGCAAAAGTTTTTCGGGCTTGCTTCAATTGAAACGATCAACCGCTCCAAGCCTGTACACCATACAAAGCTCCAAGATGTATCCGTTGAATATGCTGACGAATTTTACACATGGTATACGGGCAGGACAAAAAATATCCAAGTCGAATAA
- a CDS encoding PH domain-containing protein, producing the protein MYSKIQPPTKKISKESVKVWRMTEAITNLIILTVLGILLYVDDHFAWTEWIGWILYGLITLSFFHAIWSIFIEPILLQKYWRYDVNEEFIQTKRGAWSETHELIPMTKVQSVKLNQGPFLRKYNLYSLSIGTMGNSHDIPAIPKKEAYELRDKIAHFAKIKEVD; encoded by the coding sequence ATGTATTCAAAGATACAGCCACCAACGAAGAAAATTTCCAAAGAATCCGTGAAAGTTTGGCGGATGACTGAAGCCATTACCAATCTCATTATCCTCACCGTCCTTGGCATCCTATTATATGTTGATGATCATTTCGCTTGGACAGAATGGATTGGATGGATTTTATACGGACTTATCACATTATCTTTTTTCCATGCAATCTGGTCCATCTTCATTGAACCGATCTTGTTGCAAAAGTATTGGCGTTACGACGTGAACGAAGAATTCATTCAAACAAAACGTGGAGCCTGGAGTGAAACGCATGAACTCATTCCGATGACGAAGGTTCAGTCCGTCAAATTGAACCAAGGCCCGTTTTTAAGAAAATATAACCTTTATTCACTAAGTATCGGAACAATGGGAAACTCTCATGACATTCCCGCCATCCCGAAGAAAGAGGCGTATGAATTAAGAGATAAAATTGCCCATTTCGCAAAAATAAAGGAAGTGGATTAA
- the dacB gene encoding D-alanyl-D-alanine carboxypeptidase/D-alanyl-D-alanine-endopeptidase yields the protein MTYKRKLSFIFFLFLICFFNGESMQAANDDGNLGQKIQQILDDSPGLAGALMGISIRSAKTGEMIYERGAQTRLRPASNLKLLTAAAALETLGEDHVFQTELYINGVQVGHVLQGDVYLKGKGDPTLLEKDFDELAASLKQRRVKLVHGDLIGDDSWYDDVRYSQDLVWSDEQEYYGAAVSALTASPNEDYDTGTIIVEVTPGEKPGKMATVKLKPETDYVKVINKTKTESVDGNKEIEVERSHGTDVITVTGTIPEHAGVTKEWISVKDPTEYALSLFKKSMRKHGIKVSGERKKGKTPVGADLIATHQSMPLSQLLIPFMKLSNNGHAEVLVKEMGKEAEEEGSWKDGLKVARNLMNCMGLDMQTIIMRDGSGISQVNMVPANEITKLLYAVQEKTWFPAYLNALPIAGDENRMVGGTLRKRMKGTNAAGNVRAKTGTISGTSSLSGYVTTKRGEKIIFSIIVNNFVEEKGITAIQDRIAVMLAEQENLLGSGL from the coding sequence TTGACATATAAAAGGAAGTTGAGTTTTATATTCTTCCTGTTTTTGATTTGTTTTTTTAATGGAGAATCGATGCAGGCAGCGAATGATGATGGAAACCTAGGACAGAAGATCCAACAAATATTGGACGATTCACCAGGATTGGCAGGGGCGTTAATGGGAATTTCCATCCGTTCAGCTAAAACAGGAGAAATGATTTATGAACGAGGGGCGCAAACAAGATTGCGGCCTGCTTCGAACCTTAAGCTTTTGACCGCAGCAGCAGCTTTAGAAACATTAGGGGAAGATCATGTTTTTCAAACCGAACTATACATAAATGGAGTGCAGGTTGGCCATGTTCTGCAGGGAGATGTGTACCTGAAGGGAAAAGGAGATCCCACATTATTGGAAAAGGATTTTGATGAGCTGGCAGCCTCGCTGAAGCAAAGGCGAGTTAAGCTCGTTCATGGAGATCTTATAGGTGATGATTCTTGGTATGATGATGTTCGTTATTCCCAAGACTTAGTTTGGAGCGATGAACAGGAATATTACGGAGCAGCTGTTTCAGCTTTAACCGCTTCCCCTAATGAGGACTACGATACCGGCACAATCATCGTGGAGGTAACACCCGGGGAAAAGCCTGGAAAAATGGCAACGGTGAAGCTGAAGCCGGAAACGGATTATGTGAAGGTCATCAACAAAACGAAAACGGAATCTGTAGACGGCAATAAGGAAATTGAAGTTGAACGGTCCCATGGCACAGATGTCATTACTGTGACGGGGACCATTCCCGAGCATGCCGGGGTGACCAAAGAGTGGATCTCGGTGAAAGATCCTACAGAATATGCCCTGAGCTTATTTAAAAAATCAATGAGGAAACATGGAATTAAAGTGTCGGGAGAAAGGAAAAAAGGGAAAACGCCAGTAGGGGCGGACTTGATCGCCACTCATCAGTCCATGCCGCTTTCACAACTGCTTATACCTTTCATGAAATTGAGCAATAACGGTCATGCCGAGGTTTTGGTGAAAGAAATGGGCAAAGAAGCAGAAGAGGAGGGAAGCTGGAAAGATGGTTTGAAGGTTGCTCGAAATCTGATGAATTGTATGGGTCTCGATATGCAAACGATCATAATGCGTGATGGGTCCGGCATTTCCCAAGTCAATATGGTTCCAGCGAATGAAATAACGAAGCTGCTATATGCCGTACAGGAAAAAACGTGGTTTCCTGCTTACTTGAATGCATTGCCAATTGCGGGAGATGAAAATCGGATGGTGGGCGGTACGCTAAGAAAAAGAATGAAAGGGACAAATGCAGCTGGAAATGTCCGTGCGAAAACAGGGACCATTTCAGGAACGAGCTCCTTATCAGGTTATGTGACGACCAAAAGAGGGGAAAAAATCATATTTTCGATCATTGTGAATAATTTTGTTGAAGAAAAAGGCATCACGGCAATCCAGGATAGGATAGCCGTAATGCTTGCAGAACAGGAAAACCTATTGGGGAGTGGCCTTTAG
- a CDS encoding HAD hydrolase-like protein: MKKTMKKVQVLNNIQFAAIFDMDGTLFQTNKILGSSLEKTFEILRSEGSWIGNTPLATYQRIMGVPLTVVWETLLPKQPAHIRRQADQLFLECLIQEIKEGKGSLFPLVMETLSTIKQLGISIFIASNGLENYLEEICSYFGLHEFITDIYSVERSSKGSKTDLVQMLLRDYRIESAILIGDRKSDIEAAKENGLTAVGCQFGFAEENELADADLFIADFPELQIYLSKWILKATPQ; encoded by the coding sequence ATGAAAAAAACTATGAAGAAGGTGCAAGTATTGAATAACATCCAATTTGCCGCCATTTTCGATATGGACGGTACCTTGTTTCAAACTAACAAGATATTAGGTTCTTCACTTGAAAAAACATTTGAGATCCTTCGATCAGAAGGGAGCTGGATAGGAAATACCCCGCTTGCCACGTACCAAAGGATTATGGGCGTCCCACTAACAGTCGTTTGGGAAACTCTGTTACCAAAGCAACCCGCGCATATTCGCCGGCAAGCTGATCAACTTTTTTTAGAGTGTTTGATACAAGAAATCAAAGAAGGAAAAGGTTCGCTTTTCCCTCTCGTCATGGAGACTTTGTCAACGATCAAACAGCTTGGAATTTCCATTTTCATTGCTAGCAATGGTCTAGAAAATTACTTGGAAGAAATTTGTTCTTATTTTGGGTTACATGAATTTATTACCGACATATATAGCGTGGAAAGGTCTTCGAAAGGATCGAAGACCGACTTGGTGCAAATGTTATTGAGAGACTATCGAATTGAAAGCGCCATTCTGATTGGGGATCGAAAGTCCGACATCGAGGCAGCAAAGGAAAATGGCTTAACGGCTGTAGGCTGCCAATTCGGATTTGCCGAAGAAAATGAATTGGCTGATGCAGATCTGTTCATCGCAGATTTTCCTGAACTTCAAATATACCTTTCCAAATGGATACTAAAGGCCACTCCCCAATAG
- the bluB gene encoding 5,6-dimethylbenzimidazole synthase, which produces MFTNEEQAAVYKAIYNRRDIRSFLPKPISKDVLRRILDAAHHAPSVGFMQPWSFIVISSQETKNRLAWAADKERRALAIHYEGGKENKFLSLKVEGLKEAPYTICVTCDPTRGGSHVLGRNSIPETDILSTACAIQNMWLAACAEGLAMGWVSFYKKNDIRDILEIPPHVEPIALMSIGYTDQYPDKPILELANWEKRRPMDELIFEDKWGNK; this is translated from the coding sequence ATGTTTACTAATGAAGAACAAGCCGCAGTATATAAAGCCATTTATAACCGAAGGGATATCAGGAGTTTTTTGCCTAAGCCCATTTCAAAGGATGTACTCCGCAGAATTTTGGATGCTGCACATCATGCGCCGTCTGTAGGATTCATGCAACCTTGGAGTTTTATTGTAATTTCATCTCAGGAAACCAAGAACAGATTGGCATGGGCAGCGGATAAAGAAAGACGGGCACTCGCTATTCATTATGAAGGCGGTAAAGAAAATAAGTTTCTTAGTTTGAAAGTGGAAGGGTTAAAAGAAGCACCATACACAATTTGTGTAACATGTGACCCGACACGGGGAGGCTCCCATGTTTTGGGGAGGAACTCCATTCCGGAAACGGATATCCTATCCACAGCCTGTGCGATTCAAAATATGTGGCTGGCTGCCTGTGCGGAAGGATTGGCAATGGGATGGGTAAGCTTTTATAAGAAAAATGATATTCGTGATATTTTGGAAATTCCGCCGCATGTGGAACCCATTGCACTCATGTCGATTGGCTATACCGATCAATATCCGGATAAACCCATTCTTGAACTTGCCAATTGGGAAAAAAGAAGACCAATGGATGAACTTATTTTCGAGGATAAATGGGGTAATAAATAA
- the rpoN gene encoding RNA polymerase factor sigma-54, with translation MQAGFELLQKQTMKLSLTPELQQSINILQYSTYELIDFLHRQANENPVLEISETFKEPPGSSESFIRTHKINSQLRGSSSKSFNGENDYNPINNYSVNTETLENHLLEQMSMLRSLRSIERKILQFLIGNLNEYGYLELDGNWTASHFSVSVEEIEDMIQVLQSLDPIGVGAKDLTDCLLIQLREHDDYNELAYKIVKKHITDLAEKRYRKIAGLYNVTVQEVQEASDFIRTLNPRPVSHFSKDMTHYIVPDVYVEKEKEGFLITVNDSYTPKLSINPYYKNHLAMNPGNKVKDYVKGHINDAQLLLKGLEQRQMTLYKVTATIVEEQQEFFMKGIAGLKPMTLKDISEKLQLHESTISRATSNKYIQTPHGLFKLKNFFTRGLNRVNSQATESTATIKEKIKVLIADEDKIKPFSDQKICQIFENEGTKISRRTIAKYREVLGIPGSSKRRRY, from the coding sequence ATGCAGGCAGGTTTTGAACTGCTCCAAAAACAAACCATGAAATTATCATTAACCCCTGAATTACAGCAATCGATCAATATCCTTCAATATTCCACCTATGAACTAATAGATTTCCTACATCGACAGGCAAACGAAAATCCCGTACTCGAAATAAGCGAAACATTTAAAGAGCCCCCCGGATCCTCTGAATCTTTCATTCGTACACATAAAATTAATTCTCAGTTACGGGGATCTTCCTCTAAAAGTTTCAACGGAGAAAATGATTACAACCCGATCAATAATTATTCCGTCAACACAGAAACACTGGAAAACCACTTATTGGAACAAATGAGTATGTTAAGGTCATTGAGATCCATCGAAAGGAAGATTCTCCAATTTTTAATTGGGAATTTAAATGAATATGGATACCTTGAATTGGATGGAAATTGGACAGCCTCGCATTTTTCCGTGTCCGTGGAAGAAATAGAAGATATGATTCAAGTATTGCAATCCCTTGACCCCATTGGAGTCGGGGCTAAAGATCTGACCGATTGTTTACTCATTCAGCTGCGTGAGCATGACGATTACAATGAATTGGCGTATAAGATCGTTAAAAAGCACATAACGGATTTAGCAGAAAAACGCTACAGAAAAATTGCGGGCCTTTACAACGTGACCGTTCAGGAAGTACAAGAGGCCTCTGATTTCATCCGGACGTTAAACCCTCGTCCCGTCAGTCACTTTTCCAAAGATATGACTCATTACATCGTTCCGGACGTATATGTGGAAAAAGAAAAAGAAGGGTTCCTGATAACGGTCAATGACAGCTACACACCTAAACTTTCCATCAATCCTTACTATAAGAACCACCTCGCTATGAATCCTGGTAATAAGGTAAAAGATTATGTCAAAGGTCACATAAATGATGCCCAATTACTATTAAAGGGGCTTGAACAAAGACAAATGACACTTTACAAAGTGACAGCTACAATAGTGGAGGAGCAACAAGAATTTTTCATGAAGGGAATCGCTGGTTTAAAACCTATGACACTGAAAGACATTTCGGAAAAACTCCAACTTCATGAATCAACAATCAGCAGGGCGACAAGCAATAAATATATTCAGACACCGCATGGCCTATTTAAATTAAAGAACTTCTTTACTAGAGGCTTAAACCGAGTGAACAGCCAAGCGACCGAATCCACGGCGACCATCAAAGAAAAAATAAAGGTCTTGATTGCCGATGAGGATAAGATAAAGCCTTTTTCAGATCAGAAAATTTGTCAGATATTCGAAAATGAAGGGACGAAAATTTCTCGCCGCACCATTGCTAAATACCGTGAAGTCCTAGGTATACCGGGATCTTCCAAACGCCGCAGATATTAA